ACAATGGATTAAATTACCAATACGGCTATTGTTCTGCTAACTGAAAATGCACATGATGATCTGGCTCAAACTATATCAATATAGGTATATAGTAAAGACTAATTCGAGACTTAGGTCAAGCTACACCCGAACAACAGTGTCCAACGTTATGTATTACGGTAACAAACCCTCTTATTCCATAAAGGTATAAGTTAGTTCCATTTTAGAATAAATGCAACGCTTACACACTTTGCAATTGAAAACCATGACGTACGTCAGTATATTGAATAATATAATTTATTGGAACACTAAGGTAATTAAAGATGATGACACTGATCTTCGGCTTATATTTGGTCAGCATGCTATTGGCATTAAAAGGAAAACGAGAATGGTCATTTTATGGCTTTGCACTTTCGCTTGTCGTTAGCGCATTTTGGCTTTCACACCATGCAACTGACGCCTTAGAAATCTTACTTTAGGACACATCATGACGAATAATTTATCTCGCCAGCTAAATGCATTAGGTGCACTGGCATTATCAATAGTACTTGGGTATGCATTCTACTCACAAATTGTAGAATCTGTTCTAGCTTGCCCGCTGTGTTTATTACAACGTGTAGGCTTTATTGCTGTTTTATTTGGCTTATTCTGTAACATCATTTTTGGTCCACGCATGGTACATTACAGCGGCATGATTATCGGCGCGATTTTCGGCGCAGCCGTCGCATTACGTCAAATGTCACTACATGTGATTCCAGGTACTCCAGGCTATGGCGCGCCTTTCTTAGGTATGCATTTTTATACATGGGCATTTATTACATTCGTCATTATCATTTTTGGTACGGCGATAATGATGGCTTTTTCAGCTCAATATGAAAAAGTGAAATACATCCCTTTTTCAATGCAGAGTAATATCGCAAAAATAGCGATTATCATTGTAATTCTAGTGACAGTTGCGAATATGCTGAATGCGTTCGCAGAATGTGGACCATATGAATGTCCAGGTGACCCAGTGAGTTACTGGCTG
The DNA window shown above is from Moritella sp. F3 and carries:
- a CDS encoding disulfide bond formation protein B, giving the protein MTNNLSRQLNALGALALSIVLGYAFYSQIVESVLACPLCLLQRVGFIAVLFGLFCNIIFGPRMVHYSGMIIGAIFGAAVALRQMSLHVIPGTPGYGAPFLGMHFYTWAFITFVIIIFGTAIMMAFSAQYEKVKYIPFSMQSNIAKIAIIIVILVTVANMLNAFAECGPYECPGDPVSYWLFR
- a CDS encoding DUF5993 family protein, translated to MMTLIFGLYLVSMLLALKGKREWSFYGFALSLVVSAFWLSHHATDALEILL